One genomic window of Halovivax cerinus includes the following:
- a CDS encoding ankyrin repeat domain-containing protein: MSENGPDNLYISTDIENAIIQGEKATFDKLIDDADLTHRADNGSTLLHQAAISGRLEMARELLDRGIDLDAQNDGGITPLLLALKVEEYDTAEMLLDAGADPNILDNRDRSPLMMAFMKGTEGRECMKQLLEHGADPTLSDASGRDPVDCVLEWARELGKTDAVELMESYV; this comes from the coding sequence ATGAGTGAGAACGGACCGGACAATTTGTACATTAGTACCGATATCGAGAACGCGATAATCCAGGGAGAGAAGGCGACGTTCGATAAACTCATCGACGACGCCGATCTGACTCACCGAGCTGACAATGGTAGTACCCTCTTGCATCAGGCGGCTATTTCGGGTCGTCTAGAAATGGCACGGGAGCTACTTGATCGAGGGATCGATTTGGATGCACAGAACGATGGAGGTATTACCCCGTTGCTTCTCGCTTTGAAAGTTGAGGAATATGATACAGCTGAGATGTTGCTTGATGCAGGCGCTGATCCGAACATCCTCGATAACAGGGATCGGTCTCCGCTCATGATGGCGTTCATGAAGGGAACGGAGGGTCGGGAGTGCATGAAGCAACTCCTCGAGCACGGTGCTGATCCGACCTTGTCGGATGCATCCGGTCGTGATCCGGTGGACTGTGTGTTGGAGTGGGCGAGGGAACTTGGGAAGACGGACGCGGTGGAGCTCATGGAGTCGTACGTCTAG
- a CDS encoding TIGR00296 family protein: MSQGQGVELSYEDGARAVELAREAVEAFVQHGQREHPGSMREAFYERTGAFVRLESTRGRGSLRGCAGGYRTDDQLGHVIVDSAIQAASEDSCGSEVTPTELDNLTVSVCAVRNVVLTDDPLADLELGVHGVAVDGRGQGGWLYPTVPVENGWSEREYLDRTCRKAGLPPTAWQDDDVGVTLFEGHVFRERASDGTIEEL; this comes from the coding sequence ATGTCCCAGGGACAGGGAGTCGAGCTTTCCTACGAGGACGGTGCCCGCGCGGTCGAACTCGCGCGCGAAGCCGTCGAGGCGTTCGTCCAACACGGGCAGCGAGAGCATCCCGGAAGTATGCGCGAGGCCTTCTACGAGCGGACGGGTGCCTTCGTCCGCCTCGAGTCGACACGTGGTCGCGGCAGCCTCCGGGGCTGCGCTGGCGGGTATCGAACCGACGACCAGCTCGGCCACGTCATCGTCGACTCGGCCATCCAGGCCGCGAGCGAGGACTCCTGCGGCTCGGAGGTCACGCCCACCGAACTCGACAACCTCACGGTCTCGGTCTGTGCGGTCAGGAACGTCGTCCTGACGGACGATCCGCTCGCCGATCTCGAACTCGGCGTCCACGGTGTCGCCGTCGACGGCCGCGGCCAGGGCGGCTGGCTCTACCCGACCGTCCCCGTCGAGAACGGCTGGAGCGAACGCGAGTACCTGGACCGAACCTGCCGGAAGGCCGGCCTCCCGCCGACCGCCTGGCAGGACGACGACGTCGGCGTCACCCTCTTCGAAGGACACGTCTTCCGCGAGCGCGCGTCCGACGGGACGATCGAGGAACTCTAG
- a CDS encoding nicotinate phosphoribosyltransferase, protein MTTPFGTIPDDAIADGRATDAYFLRMDEALAHAEKNPRVVAEVTADQFPTGDFEVFTGVAEAARLFDGRSVDVDALADGQLFDGGPVMRIEGRYREFAELETSLLGLLSQPSAFATAALECRRAAPDSTVLSFGARHLHPSLASVVERAALVAGLDGFSHVAAGDALGREASGTMPHALMFCFGEGNQADAWRAFDEAVPEDVPRIALTDTFWDEVSESLLAAETLGEDLDGVRLDTTGSRRGDFRHIVREVRWELDARGRDDVDLFCSGGLGPAQLRELRDVADGFGVGSAITSADPVDFALDIVSVDGEAVSKRGKLSGVKDVYRTPDGGHYVSLADRDEPDDGESLLEPLVRDGEIVRTFDLDVATDRCLADAEAVGFGDGPDGQERNDGRQ, encoded by the coding sequence ATGACGACTCCGTTCGGCACGATTCCCGACGACGCGATCGCCGACGGCCGCGCCACGGACGCGTACTTCCTCCGGATGGACGAGGCGCTCGCACACGCGGAGAAGAACCCACGCGTCGTCGCGGAGGTGACCGCCGACCAGTTCCCGACCGGCGACTTCGAGGTGTTCACTGGCGTGGCCGAGGCGGCGCGCCTCTTCGACGGGCGGTCGGTCGACGTCGACGCACTCGCCGACGGCCAGCTCTTCGACGGTGGACCAGTCATGCGCATCGAGGGCCGGTATCGTGAGTTCGCCGAACTCGAGACATCGCTGCTAGGACTGCTCTCGCAGCCGAGCGCGTTCGCCACGGCGGCCCTCGAGTGTCGACGAGCCGCCCCGGACTCGACCGTCCTCTCCTTCGGGGCTCGACACCTCCACCCGTCGCTCGCGTCCGTCGTCGAACGCGCAGCCCTCGTGGCCGGCCTGGACGGCTTCTCGCACGTCGCCGCCGGCGACGCGCTCGGGCGGGAGGCGAGCGGGACGATGCCCCACGCCCTCATGTTCTGCTTCGGCGAAGGCAACCAGGCCGACGCCTGGCGCGCATTCGACGAGGCCGTCCCCGAAGACGTCCCCCGAATCGCCCTCACCGACACGTTCTGGGACGAGGTTTCGGAGAGTCTGCTTGCCGCGGAGACGCTCGGCGAGGACTTAGACGGCGTCCGTCTCGACACCACCGGCTCGCGGCGCGGCGACTTCCGCCACATCGTCCGCGAGGTTCGCTGGGAACTCGACGCACGCGGCCGGGACGACGTCGACCTCTTCTGCTCCGGTGGCCTCGGCCCCGCCCAGCTCCGCGAACTGCGCGACGTCGCAGACGGCTTCGGCGTCGGCAGCGCCATCACGAGCGCCGACCCGGTCGACTTCGCCCTCGACATCGTCTCGGTTGACGGTGAAGCCGTCTCCAAGCGCGGCAAACTGTCCGGCGTCAAGGACGTCTACCGGACACCGGACGGCGGTCACTACGTCTCGCTCGCCGACCGCGACGAACCGGACGACGGCGAGTCGCTGCTCGAACCACTCGTTCGCGACGGCGAGATCGTCAGGACGTTCGATCTCGACGTGGCGACCGATCGGTGTCTCGCCGACGCCGAGGCGGTCGGGTTCGGAGACGGTCCGGACGGACAGGAACGGAACGATGGGCGCCAGTGA
- a CDS encoding dimethylarginine dimethylaminohydrolase family protein, translated as MATPPPTVVDEGDSLPFDPAACPDRPAHDRILLVRPTHFDVAYAINPYMGGDVDRERAFDQWRTLRDASDRYVDVTVLDPDDGWRRYGADVVGADGLSDPARPADHPDLVFAANLGLPTADGTGVVLASMATDERRGEPAYLAAWAEQAGYEVSSPPTGAFEGTGDALWHPDRRLLWGGYGVRTERAVYDDLADRLDVPVLALELTDDRYYHLDVCLTPLDAEAALIQPEAFTVDGLARLDEVFDTILEIPVDESLEGMAGNAHCVDGQHVLLPAGNPETESVLRDAGYEPVPIDTGEFEKAGGSVFCLSLELGTPT; from the coding sequence ATGGCCACGCCCCCGCCGACCGTCGTCGACGAAGGTGACTCGCTCCCGTTCGACCCGGCCGCGTGCCCGGATCGACCGGCGCACGACCGGATCCTCCTCGTCCGGCCGACGCACTTCGACGTCGCCTACGCGATCAACCCGTACATGGGTGGCGACGTGGATCGCGAGCGAGCGTTCGACCAGTGGCGTACCCTTCGGGACGCCTCCGACCGCTACGTCGACGTCACGGTCCTCGATCCGGACGACGGCTGGCGGCGATACGGAGCCGATGTCGTGGGGGCGGACGGGCTGTCGGATCCTGCTCGGCCGGCCGACCACCCCGATCTCGTCTTCGCGGCGAACCTCGGTCTCCCGACTGCGGACGGGACCGGCGTCGTCCTCGCGTCCATGGCGACCGACGAGCGCCGCGGCGAACCCGCGTACCTGGCCGCGTGGGCCGAACAGGCCGGCTACGAGGTCTCTAGTCCGCCGACCGGCGCGTTCGAGGGAACCGGCGACGCGCTCTGGCACCCCGACCGGCGCCTCCTCTGGGGTGGATACGGCGTTCGGACCGAGCGAGCGGTCTACGACGACCTGGCCGACCGACTCGACGTGCCGGTCCTCGCGCTCGAACTCACCGACGATCGGTACTACCACCTCGACGTCTGCCTGACGCCGCTCGACGCTGAGGCAGCCCTGATTCAGCCTGAGGCGTTCACCGTCGACGGACTGGCACGGCTCGACGAGGTGTTCGACACGATCCTCGAAATTCCCGTCGACGAATCGCTCGAGGGAATGGCCGGCAACGCCCACTGCGTCGACGGCCAACACGTCCTCTTGCCCGCCGGCAACCCGGAGACCGAGTCCGTCCTCCGTGACGCCGGCTACGAGCCCGTTCCGATCGACACGGGGGAGTTCGAGAAGGCCGGCGGCTCCGTGTTCTGTCTCTCACTCGAACTCGGAACGCCGACCTGA
- a CDS encoding right-handed parallel beta-helix repeat-containing protein yields the protein MSDDDTGDSSIGRRWYLRGAAATGALALGSGAVSAGEDEEKDHRKKKGVTVIDHCGYVIDEPGHYVLKDDLNYDPNGNGERCGCDGHHGHHGHTHACIEIHASDVTLDGNGHTIYCDGNVNGSMNPSAIDLDSLDDGSFDMDSLGDGSLDDSIGLESFTDGALGVNGERPQPWDVGSIGVLARPHSHGKHHKKGHGSGKKDGKKGDSRERLSNVTVKNLTVEDCTVGIAFLHTKGGTIYDNRVDDALAGYYLYRSDKSTLKSNVACFNALGFVLHKSSRNTLTWNNPADNYGVGFLFVKADGNALVKNRSWRNAFGAVLWKSDDNTIKKNEMNDNDFVGLALALSKGNEITRLEARMNGFDGVHLLGSKKNALSYVLATENDDDGVQLTLSHKNTLKKIRASDNGDDGIDLDGSKKNTIAKVEATGNGEDGIDLDYSHKNTVKKSDASENDDDGIDLNDSNKNTIAKNVANENGDDNNGDDGDGITLDNSHENAIKNNTANDNERDGINVDESDENTIKGNTTSDNGDDGVHVVDSDGNVLSKNTADTNGNHGFQVNNSDDTRGTGNSANGNGTAPASVSGGSGNEIEVNGTVYP from the coding sequence ATGTCAGACGATGACACCGGCGATTCCAGCATCGGGCGACGATGGTACCTCCGTGGCGCCGCCGCCACGGGCGCACTCGCGCTCGGAAGCGGTGCCGTGAGCGCAGGTGAAGACGAAGAGAAGGACCACCGCAAGAAGAAGGGCGTTACAGTGATCGACCACTGCGGCTACGTCATCGACGAGCCCGGCCACTACGTCCTGAAGGACGACCTGAACTACGATCCCAACGGGAACGGCGAGCGGTGCGGGTGCGATGGCCATCACGGTCACCACGGCCACACGCACGCCTGCATCGAGATCCACGCGAGCGACGTCACGCTCGACGGAAACGGCCACACGATCTACTGCGACGGAAACGTAAACGGGAGTATGAACCCGTCCGCGATCGACCTCGACTCGCTCGACGACGGGTCGTTCGATATGGATTCACTCGGCGACGGCTCGCTCGACGACTCGATCGGACTCGAGTCGTTCACTGACGGCGCTCTGGGCGTGAACGGTGAGCGACCACAACCGTGGGACGTGGGGTCGATCGGCGTCCTCGCTCGACCGCATTCCCACGGGAAGCACCACAAGAAGGGACACGGCAGTGGTAAGAAAGACGGGAAAAAGGGCGACTCCCGAGAGCGACTCTCCAACGTGACGGTCAAGAACCTCACCGTCGAGGATTGTACCGTCGGGATCGCCTTCTTGCACACGAAAGGCGGGACGATCTACGACAACCGGGTCGACGATGCGCTGGCCGGGTACTACCTCTACCGGTCCGACAAGTCTACCCTGAAGTCCAACGTCGCGTGTTTCAACGCGCTCGGGTTCGTCCTCCACAAGTCGAGCCGGAACACGCTCACGTGGAACAACCCGGCCGACAACTACGGCGTAGGGTTCCTGTTCGTGAAAGCAGACGGGAACGCACTCGTCAAAAACCGGTCCTGGCGAAACGCCTTCGGGGCCGTCCTCTGGAAATCCGACGACAACACTATCAAGAAGAACGAGATGAACGACAACGACTTCGTCGGGTTAGCTCTCGCCCTGTCGAAGGGCAACGAGATCACGCGTCTCGAAGCGCGGATGAACGGGTTCGACGGCGTTCACCTGCTCGGCTCGAAGAAGAACGCACTCTCGTACGTACTCGCCACGGAGAACGACGACGACGGTGTCCAGCTCACGCTGTCGCACAAAAACACCCTCAAAAAGATCCGCGCGAGCGACAATGGCGACGACGGCATCGATCTCGACGGGTCGAAGAAAAACACGATCGCGAAGGTCGAGGCGACCGGTAACGGCGAAGACGGGATCGACCTCGACTACTCGCACAAGAACACAGTCAAGAAGTCCGACGCGAGCGAGAACGACGACGACGGTATCGACCTCAACGACTCCAACAAGAACACGATCGCAAAGAACGTCGCGAACGAGAACGGCGACGACAACAACGGCGACGATGGAGATGGCATTACCCTCGACAACTCCCACGAGAACGCGATCAAGAACAACACGGCCAACGACAACGAGAGAGACGGCATCAACGTAGACGAGTCGGACGAGAACACGATCAAAGGAAACACGACCAGCGATAACGGCGATGACGGCGTCCACGTCGTCGATTCCGACGGGAACGTCCTCTCCAAGAACACCGCCGACACCAACGGAAACCACGGATTCCAGGTGAACAACTCGGACGATACGCGCGGTACCGGGAACAGCGCCAACGGGAACGGCACCGCCCCGGCGTCCGTCTCCGGCGGCAGCGGGAACGAGATAGAGGTCAACGGCACCGTCTACCCGTAA
- a CDS encoding winged helix-turn-helix domain-containing protein, which yields MPSSSDGHAAKLTRLRDVAMTVREPRNAGEIAEAADLSPNTARKYLDQLVESGVLETVDAGRETRYAPDRKRQYLDHLRESIETYSKDALANELDAIRDDIDDYRRTYDVETPDELRASVGDDGVDATDREHRLRDAEDWTYFERRATMLQEAITLYDSLDAAGRDCPGISA from the coding sequence ATGCCCTCCAGTTCGGACGGTCACGCGGCGAAACTCACGCGCCTCCGTGACGTCGCCATGACGGTCAGGGAACCGAGAAACGCGGGAGAGATCGCCGAGGCAGCTGACCTGTCACCGAATACCGCCCGAAAATACCTCGACCAGCTCGTCGAGTCAGGCGTCCTCGAAACCGTCGATGCCGGACGCGAAACGCGCTACGCGCCGGATAGAAAGCGCCAGTACCTCGACCACCTCCGGGAGTCGATCGAGACGTACTCGAAGGACGCCCTCGCGAACGAACTCGACGCGATCAGGGACGATATCGATGACTACCGCCGGACGTACGACGTCGAAACGCCGGACGAACTGCGCGCGAGCGTCGGCGACGACGGCGTCGACGCGACAGATCGCGAGCACCGTCTTCGCGACGCCGAAGACTGGACCTACTTCGAACGGCGCGCGACCATGCTGCAGGAAGCGATCACTCTCTACGACTCGCTCGACGCGGCCGGTCGTGACTGCCCGGGTATCTCGGCGTAG
- a CDS encoding Hvo_1808 family surface protein, with the protein MSSTRTHLLVVLLAVALVVPLSAPPVVAAGDATPTLAPGHHQPAGSAASNGPVALDEPTLPAQVDDRPADPSTEDTLGYVAGYWYDDPLPVDDREGAHVPDEELEAVVYRSMARVETIRNRTFDRTPDVDVITRDEFRGETDDLFGNVTENETVLENVRYEALFMVPRETDAVESYKELYGGSVAGYYEPGTDQIVLVSDDLEDVEVDEITLGHELVHAMQDQRVGLDGFDRSTTNADAATNGLVEGEASFVDQRYAERCGAEWTCLEPGTSSSGSDISSWGQYFSMYMPYDEGPEFVASVYEQGGWDAVDALYDEPPTSASEVIHAGVDRDPVGVDVDDRSSGEWHPLAVNGSVSRLTMGEGTIVSMFADGASERSVPSVVPTREFFTADQEGRIEDIHYAQPESDGWAGGEMVVYATDARSAEESGFVWQTEWTSETDARAFRDAYLDLLSLHDAEPVDGRQNTLRIDSDYPGAYVLAQDGTTVTIVRAPSTDAIPEIREGAAPDGDHTIEHAVFGTAADGGTATDDEPGAGAPIPGFGPIVALVALLGAAGVAKRID; encoded by the coding sequence ATGTCCTCGACTCGCACCCATCTACTCGTCGTCCTCCTCGCGGTCGCACTCGTCGTGCCGCTGTCTGCGCCACCGGTCGTCGCCGCAGGAGATGCGACGCCGACGCTCGCTCCAGGCCACCACCAGCCCGCCGGTTCGGCCGCCAGTAACGGGCCGGTCGCGCTCGACGAGCCGACGCTCCCCGCCCAGGTCGACGACCGGCCGGCCGATCCCTCGACAGAGGACACCCTCGGCTACGTCGCCGGCTACTGGTACGACGATCCGCTCCCGGTGGACGACCGCGAGGGCGCCCACGTCCCGGACGAGGAACTCGAGGCAGTCGTCTACCGCTCGATGGCCCGCGTCGAGACGATCCGCAATCGAACGTTCGATCGGACCCCCGACGTGGACGTGATAACGCGCGACGAGTTCCGGGGAGAGACCGACGACCTGTTCGGGAACGTCACCGAGAACGAGACGGTGCTCGAGAACGTCCGCTACGAGGCACTCTTCATGGTCCCGCGGGAAACCGACGCCGTCGAGTCGTACAAAGAGCTCTACGGCGGGTCGGTCGCCGGCTACTACGAACCGGGGACGGACCAGATCGTCCTCGTCTCGGACGACCTGGAGGACGTGGAAGTCGACGAGATCACGCTCGGTCACGAGCTGGTCCACGCGATGCAAGACCAGCGCGTCGGCCTCGACGGGTTCGACCGGTCGACCACGAACGCCGACGCCGCGACCAACGGACTCGTCGAGGGCGAGGCCTCGTTCGTCGACCAGCGCTACGCCGAGCGCTGTGGCGCCGAGTGGACCTGCCTCGAACCGGGAACGAGTTCGTCGGGGTCCGACATTTCCTCCTGGGGGCAGTACTTCTCGATGTACATGCCGTACGACGAGGGCCCCGAGTTCGTCGCCTCCGTCTACGAGCAGGGCGGCTGGGACGCCGTCGACGCCCTGTACGACGAGCCACCGACGAGCGCCTCCGAGGTGATCCACGCCGGCGTCGACCGCGATCCGGTCGGTGTCGACGTCGACGATCGATCGAGCGGCGAGTGGCACCCGCTCGCCGTCAACGGATCGGTGTCGCGGCTGACGATGGGCGAGGGAACCATCGTGTCCATGTTCGCGGATGGTGCGAGCGAACGATCGGTGCCGTCCGTGGTTCCGACCCGAGAGTTCTTCACCGCCGATCAGGAGGGCCGGATCGAGGACATCCACTACGCGCAACCGGAGAGCGACGGCTGGGCCGGCGGCGAGATGGTCGTCTACGCAACCGACGCCCGGAGCGCCGAGGAGAGTGGGTTCGTCTGGCAGACCGAGTGGACGTCCGAGACCGACGCCCGAGCGTTCCGCGACGCCTACCTGGACCTGCTCTCGCTGCACGACGCCGAACCCGTCGACGGTCGGCAGAACACGCTCCGGATCGACTCCGACTACCCCGGCGCGTACGTTCTGGCACAGGACGGCACCACCGTGACGATCGTACGAGCGCCGTCGACGGACGCGATACCCGAGATCCGCGAGGGCGCGGCACCCGACGGCGACCACACGATCGAGCACGCGGTGTTCGGAACGGCCGCCGACGGCGGAACTGCCACGGACGACGAGCCGGGCGCCGGCGCACCGATCCCCGGTTTCGGGCCGATCGTCGCGCTGGTCGCCCTGCTCGGCGCGGCGGGCGTCGCGAAACGGATCGATTGA
- a CDS encoding molybdopterin synthase, with product MYVLGITGDAPADALSQTVDRVVARLERAGRVGIVRYDATIADGTASVSEGGPRGGDVTYELGADGDWAATGTGLTVADAIDDLATTCEYAVVVGVDGLRHPQIVLGTPIETAVEPLAVLEDPRDLDVETALEALHGREPYETLGSLVDRVTSAPEAERAGAIATFTGRVRAKESSDDVRTTHLEFETYDGVADERLSVIETDLAARDGVFGVELHHRTGVVRDGEDIVFVVILAGHRREAFRAVEDGIDRLKDEVPLFKKEVTVDDEFWAHDRS from the coding sequence ATGTACGTACTCGGTATCACCGGCGATGCGCCGGCCGACGCGCTCTCGCAGACGGTCGACCGGGTCGTCGCACGGCTCGAACGGGCGGGACGGGTCGGTATCGTCCGGTACGACGCGACGATCGCCGACGGGACGGCGAGCGTCTCCGAGGGCGGCCCACGGGGCGGCGACGTCACCTACGAGCTCGGTGCCGACGGGGACTGGGCGGCGACCGGAACGGGGCTGACCGTCGCCGACGCGATCGACGACCTCGCGACCACGTGTGAGTACGCCGTCGTCGTCGGCGTCGACGGGCTTCGTCACCCGCAAATCGTACTCGGTACGCCCATCGAGACGGCGGTCGAACCGCTCGCCGTTCTCGAAGACCCCCGGGATCTGGACGTCGAGACGGCACTCGAAGCGCTCCACGGGCGCGAACCGTACGAGACGCTCGGTTCCCTCGTCGATCGCGTCACCTCTGCTCCGGAGGCCGAGCGAGCCGGGGCGATCGCGACGTTCACAGGGCGCGTGCGCGCGAAAGAGTCCTCCGATGATGTTCGGACCACACACCTGGAGTTCGAAACGTACGATGGCGTGGCGGACGAGCGACTGTCGGTCATCGAAACCGATCTCGCCGCGCGCGACGGCGTCTTCGGGGTCGAACTCCACCACCGGACCGGCGTCGTTCGCGACGGCGAGGACATCGTCTTCGTCGTGATCCTCGCGGGGCACCGGCGGGAGGCGTTTCGGGCGGTCGAGGACGGTATCGACCGGCTGAAAGACGAAGTACCGCTGTTCAAGAAAGAAGTGACCGTCGACGACGAGTTCTGGGCGCACGATCGATCCTGA
- a CDS encoding PaaI family thioesterase — MNDEYDAMRDALQAHIDESHEFLSWLGMTVEHVDDGTMTLCIPYDEKLTNTRPNGGRADRRPDIHGGVAATMVDTVGGLVLRTKFDRPVQTGVATISLNVNYLRPATGDLSARADVIRVGSTVGVSEISVESTTPDGETREVASGQGSYRIFRE, encoded by the coding sequence ATGAACGACGAGTACGACGCGATGCGGGACGCGCTGCAGGCCCACATCGACGAGAGCCACGAGTTCCTCTCCTGGCTGGGAATGACCGTCGAGCACGTCGACGACGGAACGATGACGCTCTGTATCCCCTACGACGAGAAGCTGACGAACACGCGCCCCAACGGCGGACGTGCCGACCGCCGGCCGGACATCCACGGCGGCGTCGCGGCGACGATGGTCGACACCGTCGGCGGCCTCGTCCTGCGGACGAAGTTCGACCGGCCCGTCCAGACCGGCGTCGCGACGATCAGCCTGAACGTGAACTACCTGCGGCCGGCGACGGGCGACCTGTCGGCGAGGGCCGACGTGATTCGGGTCGGCTCGACGGTCGGCGTGAGCGAGATCAGCGTCGAGAGTACGACGCCGGACGGCGAGACACGCGAGGTCGCCTCCGGACAGGGATCGTACCGGATCTTTCGGGAGTGA
- a CDS encoding IS5 family transposase: MKRVASVVPTKIARFTKQVVSLSQKAVAGAPRPAFQPGEGGYADWVIVTIHGLKTYLDLPYRRLLDVLAEMPRIGRILDLEPAELPDFTTVCARMQPLKMPIWRDFLRLSAQLHDTGDIQAIDATGMDRIAASQHYAKRTNYTFRAVKTTALIDCETGVILDIHCSMKQPHDSQIAWQLLTRNLEKLTILTADKGYDWELLRHKLRSEGVTPVIKYREFGWHGIANNVLLDDTTYHQRSNIEATFFALRRKYGEIVRARTWFGQFRELVLKCAVRNVELALDAATG; encoded by the coding sequence ATGAAGCGGGTAGCTTCGGTTGTGCCTACGAAGATTGCCCGCTTCACGAAGCAGGTTGTGTCGCTCTCACAAAAAGCCGTCGCTGGAGCGCCAAGACCGGCGTTTCAACCGGGTGAGGGCGGCTATGCCGACTGGGTAATCGTGACAATTCACGGTCTCAAAACCTACCTCGATTTGCCGTATCGACGGCTGCTCGACGTCCTTGCAGAAATGCCTCGAATCGGTCGAATTCTCGATTTAGAACCGGCTGAGTTGCCCGATTTTACCACCGTCTGTGCGCGCATGCAGCCGCTGAAAATGCCGATCTGGCGCGACTTTCTCCGCCTGTCGGCGCAGTTGCACGACACCGGCGACATTCAGGCGATCGACGCAACCGGAATGGATCGCATCGCGGCGAGTCAGCACTACGCCAAACGGACGAATTACACCTTTAGAGCGGTGAAAACGACGGCGTTGATCGACTGCGAAACTGGGGTGATTCTCGACATTCATTGCTCGATGAAACAACCTCACGACTCTCAGATCGCGTGGCAACTGCTCACGCGGAACCTAGAGAAACTGACGATACTGACCGCGGACAAAGGTTACGACTGGGAACTACTTCGTCATAAATTGCGATCTGAGGGCGTTACACCGGTGATAAAGTACCGAGAATTCGGTTGGCACGGCATCGCAAACAATGTCTTGCTCGACGATACGACGTACCATCAACGATCGAATATCGAAGCGACGTTTTTCGCGCTCCGGCGAAAATACGGTGAGATCGTGCGAGCTCGAACCTGGTTCGGCCAGTTCCGCGAACTCGTCCTGAAATGTGCCGTCAGAAACGTCGAACTAGCGCTTGACGCTGCTACTGGCTGA
- a CDS encoding HNH/ENDO VII family nuclease — MCRHCSILATPIYHLIRKVDEVPLDQDDWCKGHKPEREYWYLVEYYLRGIITREEILSEYRNPDHYQPECRHASSSGQHEEEGEYWADKWGPLE; from the coding sequence GTGTGCCGCCACTGTTCGATACTGGCGACCCCAATCTACCATCTGATACGCAAAGTAGACGAGGTACCGCTCGATCAGGATGACTGGTGTAAGGGGCACAAGCCAGAGCGAGAGTATTGGTACTTGGTCGAGTACTATCTGAGGGGGATAATCACCCGTGAGGAGATCTTATCGGAGTATAGGAACCCAGATCACTACCAGCCTGAATGTCGACACGCGAGCAGTTCCGGACAGCACGAGGAGGAAGGTGAATACTGGGCCGACAAGTGGGGACCTCTTGAGTGA
- a CDS encoding cysteine hydrolase family protein — MDLHPDETAVVVVDMQTDFCHPDGALYAPGSEDVIEPIASLVERADDAGAQIVFTRDVHPPEQFDEAHYYDEFDQWGEHVVEGSWGAEFVDGLPTDRADHVVEKHTYDAFQLTEFEGWLRARGVRDLLFCGTLANVCVLHTAGSAGLRDFRPILLEDCIGAIEDAHHEYALDHAEWLFGEVHASDEVSFV; from the coding sequence ATGGACCTGCACCCGGACGAGACGGCCGTGGTCGTGGTCGACATGCAAACCGACTTCTGTCACCCCGACGGGGCGCTCTACGCGCCGGGCAGCGAGGACGTGATCGAGCCGATCGCCTCGCTGGTAGAGCGGGCAGACGACGCGGGCGCGCAGATCGTGTTCACCCGGGACGTTCACCCGCCCGAACAGTTCGACGAGGCGCACTACTACGACGAGTTCGACCAGTGGGGCGAACACGTCGTCGAGGGCTCGTGGGGTGCCGAATTCGTCGACGGGCTCCCGACCGACCGAGCGGATCACGTCGTCGAGAAACACACCTACGACGCCTTCCAGTTGACCGAGTTCGAGGGCTGGCTGCGCGCACGGGGCGTTCGTGACCTGCTCTTTTGCGGCACGCTCGCGAACGTCTGCGTCCTCCACACGGCGGGGAGTGCCGGGCTGCGGGACTTCCGGCCGATCCTGCTCGAAGACTGCATCGGCGCGATCGAGGATGCACACCACGAGTACGCTCTCGACCACGCCGAGTGGCTATTCGGCGAGGTCCACGCGAGTGACGAGGTCTCGTTCGTATAG